TCTTAATCCTAAAgtcattcatctatctattacATCATGCGACCCTAAGATTATTGCCTAACATATTAGGAGTTACCAGTTCAAGTTTGCAGAAGCTGCatagaatttcaatttttctctatTGTGTTTAAATACTATAagggaaaaatgtatttaaaataaaacctttaaaCCAATAAAGTATACATGATAAAACTAGGGGGTTTTtgagtcttttttccttttactatttCAAAAGAATCCAACTTCTAACAAATACTTCTGTTGGTTTTTTTCTGggaatatttgtaaaactttcATCTAAAAGTCTTCTCTTACAGCTCCTTGGGATAATGCTGGCCCACAATCTTAGAGGGTAGAGGAAGGTACAAAATTAATAGAGGCATGACATAAACGTAGGCAGGTCCAGAAGTCACAGCTCAAGGGTACAATCCAATCATCTACCTGTATCTGGTAAGGACGCCTGCTATCCCATATAAAAAATCAGGTTACAGTGCATTCCAGGGATTGTCCAGGAGATGGCTGACTCCCCATCCGGAGTGTCAAGCAGCACCAATCCCCAAGAGTAAGACCCTGAGCTTCAGACCACCGTCTCCACAGCAATTGCATCAGGGTTGTCTTCCTGGCGTCTCACTTGCATCTCATCTTTGAAAGCCCTGTTGAGGACGACCTTTAAGGACTCCTTGAACGGTTTCTTCTTGCTGCTGCCcacaaagaagtaaataaaagggTTTGCACTGCTGTTGATggtggagaagagaagggaaatatGGTGCATGTTTCCAAAAGTTGGCCAGTACTCGTAGTACAGGAGGTAAAGGAGTCTCATGGGCATGGCgaaaatgaggaagatgatgatGGTGACCATGATGACTATGTAGAGTTTGGATGAGTGAGAAGTCCAGCTATTCCTGCGGATCTTCACCACCAGGATCACGCTGGAGACCACCATGAGGGGCGTGAACACGAGGAAGCTCAGGATGGAGATGAAAATAATGACGGCCCTGCAGTCACTCTGGGAATGGCCCTTCCTTCCAATGTCTATGCACATGACGTGCTCCATGGTGGTCACCAAGCAGGAAAGGGCCCAGAGCAGGCCACAGACACAGGCAGATTGGTGCTTGGGCCGGTGACAGCGGTACCAGATGGGGTAGAGGACCGACAGGCAACGCTCTACGCTGATGGCAGTCAGGAGGTAGAGGCCGGTGTTGTAGCCAAATAGAAAGGTCACCGACAACGTAACGATGGTGTAATAGTACCCAGAAGAGAGCTCGTAATCTAGAGCGTAATCAACTGACAAGATAAAGATACAAAAGAGCAGAGAGATGTCGGCAATAGACAGGTGGGTGATGTAGACTGTGAAGGGGTTCCTTCTCATTCGGAAACAGAGAAACCACAGGAGAATTCCATTTTCCACAAAGCCCAGGGGGGAGATGCTCATGATGACCCAGTGCACGATTGGGATTTTCCGGTCCACATCTCCCGTGGAAGTGTTCCTGTGAGTGGAAGTGTTCCCCAGGGTTTCAGGGACGAGAGATGTCAGGTTTGCTTCATCCATGAGGGGGTCTCAGAGTGGGGCTTCTGTTCTGGGAACAGTTCCACAAATATGCCATGCAATCAGCAAGTCTAAGCGGAGAGAGAAATTCAACAGGAATAGTTATAAGGGGTACGCTCGAAACCTTTTTTAAGGAGAGACAATACAATTTCTTTCTGAGGATGACAGTGATGGGGAAGGTTGATTCAGTGACCTTTCATGATCCCTACTacctttataattctataataatgtgtatgtatgtgtatatatatatatatacacatacacacacatatatataatgtgtgtatatatataacatatatacacaataatctatattgtaaatatttataatatatgtaatgcacatggatatattaaatatattatagatatgtatatatagtaaatatttataatacatatatattacatatatatgctctatgtatacatgtatattgtaaatatttctaatatatgtctacattatacatatatatatatagtgtaaatatttattatatgcatgtatgttacatatataataagtacatatatgtatgctgtaaatatttatatgtgtatacattacatatattttatacatgtctgtgcatattataaatatttacaatatatgtacatattatacatgtcttatatacatgtatatcatGTTGTGAATATAATATATGTctgttacatatattatatacatgtatatgtgaattgtaaatatttatatgtctatGCCAAATACATTATATGCATATAcgtgtatattataaatatttataatatatgcatgttacatatattatatgcatgtatattgtaaatatttataatatatgtacattatatatatgtatgtgtatattgtaaatatttcttacatatataacatatatagtattgtatattacaaatatttattctatACCTGTATATGTTACAATACACATGTCTGTGTATATTGTGAATATTTATATGTCtacattacatatattacatacatgtatacgtatattagaaatatttataatatatatatgtgtgtgtagatagacagagagagaaatccCAGCTAGAAGGAGCCTAGTTAAAGTACCAGCTTGCCCAGCAGGATGGCACATCCCTATAGTCCTGATAGTGCTCCCAGCTGAGGCTGGTGATTCACTTGCTTGGGAGCTGTGAGCTGCAATCGGCCAAGGCGTCCACatcaagtgggggggggggggagatgtggggaaggggggaagctATGCTGCCTAAGAAAGGGCAAACCAATTCAGACCATACACAAAACAGGCCAGAGGGCCTCCATTAATCACTGGTGGGATGAATGGACACTGGGGGGAAAAAGAGCACCAGGTTGGGAACTGTTTAGTTCCTAGTCAAAACTTTGTTTGGTTCTGAAAAATCG
The Sminthopsis crassicaudata isolate SCR6 chromosome 4, ASM4859323v1, whole genome shotgun sequence genome window above contains:
- the MAS1 gene encoding proto-oncogene Mas — encoded protein: MDEANLTSLVPETLGNTSTHRNTSTGDVDRKIPIVHWVIMSISPLGFVENGILLWFLCFRMRRNPFTVYITHLSIADISLLFCIFILSVDYALDYELSSGYYYTIVTLSVTFLFGYNTGLYLLTAISVERCLSVLYPIWYRCHRPKHQSACVCGLLWALSCLVTTMEHVMCIDIGRKGHSQSDCRAVIIFISILSFLVFTPLMVVSSVILVVKIRRNSWTSHSSKLYIVIMVTIIIFLIFAMPMRLLYLLYYEYWPTFGNMHHISLLFSTINSSANPFIYFFVGSSKKKPFKESLKVVLNRAFKDEMQVRRQEDNPDAIAVETVV